A single window of Stomatohabitans albus DNA harbors:
- a CDS encoding GNAT family protein produces the protein MTQLHGSQVVLTLMTEADVDAITAILAEPQIAQWWGQWDRDRVAEEFTDPDLGVYVIRPLINDKPGPVIGSAQYFEELSPDFKHAGMDVFLDASYRGKGHGADVIRTLCRHLFYDRGHHRIVVDPDARNETAIAAWKSVGFRQVGLMRMSQRGPDEQWHDSVMLEALKGEVS, from the coding sequence ATGACACAACTGCATGGATCGCAAGTTGTCTTAACACTGATGACAGAGGCAGACGTCGATGCCATCACCGCCATTCTTGCTGAACCACAGATTGCGCAGTGGTGGGGGCAATGGGATCGTGATCGCGTTGCTGAAGAATTCACCGATCCTGACCTCGGGGTGTACGTTATCCGGCCCCTCATTAACGATAAGCCCGGACCAGTCATTGGGTCTGCCCAGTATTTTGAAGAACTCAGCCCCGACTTTAAACATGCCGGTATGGATGTATTCCTCGATGCGTCCTATCGAGGTAAAGGGCATGGGGCCGACGTTATCCGTACACTCTGCCGCCACCTGTTTTATGACCGTGGCCATCACCGCATTGTTGTTGACCCGGATGCCCGAAACGAAACGGCGATTGCCGCCTGGAAGAGTGTAGGGTTCCGCCAAGTCGGGTTGATGCGCATGAGTCAGCGTGGCCCTGATGAGCAATGGCATGACTCGGTCATGCTTGAAGCATTGAAGGGTGAAGTGAGCTAG
- a CDS encoding aminotransferase class IV, whose protein sequence is MSLPRMSKVWMDGEFVDVEAASVSVMSPTLHAGWGVYEDLSARPTNRGIAVFQHRAHQVNLGNSAKVLDIPLSYTVDELMHGVRDLCRRNSVRNAFVRILVYMAGDSLFYGRSSGPVHTAICAWDRRPFFSEEVVTNGIRLGTSSWRAIGSDSMPASAQIVGAGTTKMLALREANRSGCDEAIIVDAHNQIVSATSHSIAMVRDGELILADNADPGVIDDTLLELARHLDIPARVQAIRPDHLYTADEVFCASVTSGIVGVRGVDARNLTAWGPVTRNIAGLFQSITSGVEPRFDHMLDFVG, encoded by the coding sequence ATGAGTCTGCCGAGAATGAGCAAAGTGTGGATGGACGGTGAGTTTGTCGATGTTGAAGCCGCCTCTGTCAGTGTCATGAGCCCAACCTTGCATGCAGGCTGGGGAGTCTATGAAGACTTGAGTGCACGACCCACCAATAGAGGGATAGCCGTCTTCCAGCACCGTGCCCACCAGGTCAACCTTGGCAATAGCGCAAAGGTGCTCGATATCCCGCTTTCGTACACCGTTGATGAGCTCATGCATGGGGTTCGTGACCTGTGCCGCCGCAATAGTGTGCGCAATGCCTTTGTCCGCATTCTTGTCTATATGGCCGGTGATTCATTGTTCTACGGTCGGAGTTCAGGTCCCGTCCACACCGCGATTTGTGCATGGGATCGTCGCCCCTTTTTCAGTGAAGAGGTGGTGACCAATGGCATCCGGCTCGGCACATCAAGTTGGCGTGCCATCGGCAGTGACTCGATGCCAGCAAGTGCACAAATTGTTGGTGCGGGCACCACAAAGATGCTGGCGCTCCGAGAGGCTAACCGCTCCGGTTGTGATGAAGCGATCATCGTCGATGCCCACAACCAGATCGTAAGCGCAACGAGCCATTCCATCGCCATGGTTCGTGATGGTGAGTTGATTCTGGCAGATAACGCCGACCCCGGTGTTATTGATGACACGCTGCTCGAATTGGCACGGCATCTAGATATTCCCGCACGGGTGCAGGCGATACGCCCTGACCACCTCTACACCGCCGATGAAGTGTTCTGTGCATCAGTAACCAGTGGCATTGTGGGCGTGCGCGGGGTAGATGCACGTAATCTCACGGCGTGGGGTCCGGTCACGCGAAATATCGCTGGGCTGTTTCAGTCCATTACCTCAGGCGTTGAACCACGCTTTGATCACATGCTCGATTTTGTGGGCTAG
- a CDS encoding NUDIX hydrolase produces the protein MSSSSKNRTPEHYGVDAAGAVVWRESDGYVVLVHRPRYDDWSLPKGKCDPGECFAQTAVREVEEETGITGTLGEWIDDVTYPVPGPDGGEVTKTVVFYALEATHIPDFVPNDEVDVLVWVPIDQAITRTSYQGDRNVLAAFMTAQEINETG, from the coding sequence ATGAGTTCAAGCAGTAAGAACCGTACACCAGAACACTACGGTGTGGATGCCGCGGGTGCGGTGGTTTGGCGTGAATCCGATGGATACGTGGTGCTCGTTCACCGCCCCCGCTACGACGATTGGAGCCTCCCGAAGGGCAAATGCGACCCCGGTGAGTGCTTCGCACAAACCGCCGTGCGTGAAGTTGAGGAAGAAACGGGTATCACGGGCACCCTCGGTGAGTGGATCGATGACGTGACCTATCCTGTGCCTGGCCCCGATGGGGGTGAAGTCACCAAAACCGTGGTGTTTTACGCCTTAGAAGCGACCCATATCCCCGATTTTGTACCCAACGATGAGGTTGATGTGTTGGTGTGGGTACCCATTGACCAGGCGATCACGCGCACCTCCTACCAAGGCGACCGCAACGTGCTTGCGGCATTTATGACTGCACAGGAAATAAACGAAACCGGTTGA
- a CDS encoding Gfo/Idh/MocA family oxidoreductase, whose translation MLRWGIIGIGETARDHVAPALRSVGHDLAVVAAPVLTQAQSFAATQGVRRARADFMDVLESRDVDAVWIGLDPSDRGNWVEEALSHGKHVLCAKPLGADADEAARMATAAAAAGDLVLMEALPVRFHPRTTALLDLIAGGGVGEVRIVNATLSKPTDSEEISVSNGALLQLGADLISLVRWVMGAEPDTVRAVSRHYATGADSTTTAVLGFPGRRTATLHASLDACDYSTLEVIGTKGTLTVPEPFSATATLQASILRDGELIGSWRADPWETLIDTFEQTTRGVRAPLDVDDAVATAHVLDWIGASA comes from the coding sequence GTGTTACGTTGGGGAATAATCGGAATTGGCGAAACAGCTCGTGACCACGTCGCACCAGCGTTGCGAAGCGTTGGGCATGATCTCGCCGTTGTTGCGGCTCCTGTGTTGACACAGGCCCAGAGCTTTGCCGCAACCCAAGGGGTTCGCCGTGCGCGTGCCGATTTCATGGATGTCCTTGAATCTCGTGATGTCGATGCGGTGTGGATAGGGCTTGACCCGTCAGATCGTGGGAATTGGGTAGAGGAAGCACTTTCGCACGGCAAACATGTCTTGTGTGCGAAACCCCTGGGTGCGGACGCGGATGAGGCGGCACGCATGGCAACGGCAGCCGCTGCGGCGGGTGACTTGGTGCTGATGGAAGCCTTGCCGGTACGGTTCCACCCGCGCACGACTGCACTCCTTGACCTCATTGCAGGAGGCGGGGTTGGGGAGGTGCGCATCGTGAACGCCACGTTGAGCAAACCAACTGACAGTGAGGAGATCTCCGTAAGTAATGGGGCGTTACTCCAACTGGGTGCGGACTTGATTAGCCTAGTGCGGTGGGTGATGGGGGCCGAACCTGACACGGTTCGAGCCGTATCACGGCACTATGCCACCGGTGCGGATTCAACAACAACCGCCGTGCTGGGATTCCCTGGCAGGCGGACAGCAACCTTGCATGCGAGCCTTGATGCTTGTGACTATTCAACGCTAGAAGTCATTGGTACCAAAGGCACCTTAACCGTGCCCGAACCATTTTCTGCTACCGCAACCTTGCAAGCCTCAATTCTGCGTGATGGTGAGTTGATTGGGTCGTGGCGGGCTGACCCCTGGGAAACGCTTATAGACACCTTTGAACAAACAACGCGTGGGGTGCGTGCGCCACTTGATGTAGATGATGCGGTGGCAACCGCTCACGTGCTTGACTGGATTGGGGCGAGTGCCTAA